TTTGTAGTACTTAACTATATACGTTTCCATCTCATGCCTTCTCTTGTATCTTCAATGAGAATGCCTTTTTCTTTTAATTCATCTCTGATTTCATCTGCTTTTTTAAAGTCTTTATTTTTTCTAGCTTCTTGTCTTTGTCTAATGAGTTCCTCGATATCTTCTTCTAATAATTCCTTAGTTTCTTCAACATTTAGAGCCAATGTCTCACACAATTGGGTAATTGTATTTTTAACAATTTGAGCAAAATCTTTTGAACTTTCATGGGTAACATTTGAATTTGCAAATCGTACCAGTTCAAAAATAGCTGCAATAGCATCTGCCGTATTAAAATCATCTTCCATTGCTTTTTCAAATTTATCCACATATATTTTTAAATGCTTTTCATTATCTATTTCTGTTTTTGTTAAGTCATGTGTTTCTGAATGCTCAATAATATAATTCAAATTAAACACTGCTGTTTTTATTCTTTCTAAACTACTGGCTGCTGATTCCATTAATTCTCTACTAAAATTTAAAGGACTTCTATAATGGGCATTTAACATAAAAAATCTTAAGATATCATAAGAAAATTCATTGGCTACTTCTCTTACAGTAAAGAAATTACCTTCAGATTTTGACATTTTTCGATTGTCAATATTTAAAAATGCATTATGAATCCAATATTTTGCAAAATTTTTACCATTTGCAGCTTCACTTTGAGCAATTTCATTTTCGTGATGTGGGAAAACCAAATCCTCTCCACCAGCGTGGATATCTATTTGTTCTCCAAGATAATTGCGTGCCATTACTGAACACTCAATATGCCATCCTGGTCTACCCTCTCCCCAAGGCGACTGCCATACGGGTTCATTTTCTTTTTTAGGTTTCCAAAGCACAAAATCCATAGGATCTTCTTTGTCTTCGTTAACGGCTATTCTTGCCCCTGCTTCCAAATCTTCTATCTTCTTATTGGATAACTTTCCGTATGTTTCAAACTTTTTGGTTCTAAAATAAACTGTACCTTCTTTTTCATAAGCATAACCCTTTTGAATTAGCTTTTCAATCATCGTTACCATCTCGCTAATCTCTTCTGTTGCTTTAGGGTGTTTGGTTGCTCTTTTTACATTGAGTCCATCTGCGTCTCTTAAAGCTTCTTTTATATATTTTTCTGCTACTTCTTTAGAAGGTATGTTTTCTCTTTTTGATTTTTCAATAATCTTATCATCTATATCTGTAAAATTTTGTACATAATTTACTTCATAACCTTTATATTCAAAATATCTTCTTATGGTATCAAATACAATATAAGGTCTTGCATTGCCTATATGAATATAATCATACACTGTTGGACCACATACATACATCTTCACTTTTCCTTCTTCAATTGGAATAAATTCTTCCATTTGTTTTGTAAGGGTATTATATAATCTCATATCTTTACCTCCATATTTTTATCCATTGCTTAATTAATATTTTGTTTTTCCTCTAGTGCTTTTAGTCTTTCTTTCAGTAAGCATAATTCTGATTCTATTGGATCAGGCAAATTAATTTGATCCAATGTGTCGCTGGGTCTGACTTTTTTATCATTGATTTTAACAACTCTTCCTGGTATGCCAACAACTGTACAATTAGACGGTACTTCCTTTAATACAACTGAGCCTGCTCCAATTC
The genomic region above belongs to Natranaerovirga hydrolytica and contains:
- the cysS gene encoding cysteine--tRNA ligase — protein: MRLYNTLTKQMEEFIPIEEGKVKMYVCGPTVYDYIHIGNARPYIVFDTIRRYFEYKGYEVNYVQNFTDIDDKIIEKSKRENIPSKEVAEKYIKEALRDADGLNVKRATKHPKATEEISEMVTMIEKLIQKGYAYEKEGTVYFRTKKFETYGKLSNKKIEDLEAGARIAVNEDKEDPMDFVLWKPKKENEPVWQSPWGEGRPGWHIECSVMARNYLGEQIDIHAGGEDLVFPHHENEIAQSEAANGKNFAKYWIHNAFLNIDNRKMSKSEGNFFTVREVANEFSYDILRFFMLNAHYRSPLNFSRELMESAASSLERIKTAVFNLNYIIEHSETHDLTKTEIDNEKHLKIYVDKFEKAMEDDFNTADAIAAIFELVRFANSNVTHESSKDFAQIVKNTITQLCETLALNVEETKELLEEDIEELIRQRQEARKNKDFKKADEIRDELKEKGILIEDTREGMRWKRI